In Augochlora pura isolate Apur16 chromosome 3, APUR_v2.2.1, whole genome shotgun sequence, the sequence CTAATTTGTTCATCTCTATGCCTCGTGcgtgtacatgtatatttaaatttacatttctttcGGAACTGTCTAAAGTCAGGAATAAGTTTACGAGCAGTTTAAAAGagataattaaatcgaaagaggaagaaatacCTGTGTCcaaaatttttccattctacttagttgaataaatatattcaagcACAGTTTTTCAGGAAGTTTATTACGAAACATTCGTTAACATGGTACGATAATGTTAAAATGATCAAATAacctttatttaaatttcattcgatttaaaatcCGTTCTCTCTTCCAGACGAATACTATGGAAGAAGTACAAATGCTTTTCAAAACTGAAGTAGACAAATATAAACAAGTTCAAAGAGGTAGTTTATTCTCCTTTTTACATATGATTGATATATTGACATTTTACATTAACACATTGTATATTatgaattctaaaattataattaataaagtaccTGTTACATATAGATTCTGTTTTTATCAGATTACCACAAAGCATTGAATCAAAGGAAGCAGCTGGATGGtcagttaaatgaaaatatcacaGTTAAGAAAGAGTTAGATCTTTTAAAAACAGAGAACGATGTTTTCAAGCTGATAGGGccagttttaataaaacaggATTTGGAGGAAGCCaaacaaaatgtttccaaGCGTATGCAATATATCACTTCCGAACTGTAAGCAGACTTATATAAATGGTCATATATAGATAGACGATCcaaaaatatagtaaacacttttttaattaaaatttaggaAACGAGTGgaggaattaattgaaactttaGATAAAAAGCAAGATACTCACCGGGAAGCCTTAGAGAAATATGAGCAAATGTTCCAAGCTCATATGAAAGCAGCATTGAATCAACCAAAGGCAAAAAATTCTGCATAAGCTGTTAAAGAATTGCAGTGTTATCTCTTGTTatgtcaatattatataatgagAAAAAGCATGTAATTACAGAATAgcattatctttatttctgaATTGGATAAAAAATCAAGACAAACTGCTCGATTAcaagataaattattcataaaagattaacaatttcatacatcttatttatgtatttgtatgacttatgcatttaaaatataagaaataaattaatagttataacattGAAACCTgttttttctattaaacatTGATATAAATCACCTTTTATTTAACGTGATACATACATAATTGTATGTGTACATAAAGTCGTAGATgacgtataataattacatgcATATATATCTAAAAAATGCTTGAATATACaaatagtaaatttaattaccaaattatgtaaacatattttatctAGTGAAACAAAATGTAACAATTGTTAGAGTAccgtgtaataaaaaaatatcattttattggttatattaaatatggcGGCACATTTGTCATCTCAAAGCTACGCCTAGAATTGGAGATCGCGATATTTTGAATCTTGACATTGAATACATTTCACTATAATAGTcattttcttgtaatttttgtatcaaGACAGCGACAATGTTGTTAACATTGAAACCAGATCATAAAAAACACGTTTTGCTTCTTACGGATCATGAACCTCAAGGTGTGTGCGAGTACCATTGTTTATTACCGATGTTATTTGCGTTCGAACAACTTGAATTAACTtcttttttacagttttacaGGACTTTTGTAAATTAGCCTTGGATTATTTACAGAAAGGACCAAACATTAAGTTATATAATGCAGCTGCCCGttcgtaaaatgaaaaatagattgTCTTGATCTTTTCAAGGAAGTTTCTTTGAATTTGACATGTGTTACTGTTTCAGAGAAATTGGAAGTTGAAgtgaatgtaattaaaaattcagtgGAGGggcttgttaatttattattagagaGTTGTAGATATAAAGTAATACTATGTTCAATATCATTGTATATATCgtattatttcaaaacaatAATCTTGATCGTATTTCTTTACAGTTAAGTTCTGAGGACTTTAGAGATTCTGTAATTGCTTTAGGATTTTCGGAGGATCAAGAGGCAATTTTAAGCAAACTATATAATGTTAAAAGAGATGAAATAACAAGCATACTCGCAAATATTGGATTTAAATTGCCCGAGTATCACGATATGGAATGGAGATTTGAAGTTCAGGTTGgtcattaatatattttttacaattgttgttaaaacaactattaatatcttattgaacttgatatacatattatttttatagcttGCATCAAGATCATTATTAAAGCAAGTAGCACCTTTAATAACATTGGATTTATCCATTAAGAATTCAGACAAAGATGAGGGTATCGAGCATGTGTTGCTTCAAACAGACCCCAATAATTTACTGCATATTACACAAGAGTTAGAAGAGGCCCTTCGAGAAGGACGTAGTCAACATATTCGAAGACTTTCAAGAGTGATCAAATGATGTTGattgtgtaattatattttacataataaattatacaaaatgctATCAAGGAATTTTAATCCTTTTGAAATTCTGCATTACATTAATGCATTGTGCGTGGATTTCTCAtttaagttaattatttaaatttataggCATACGTAATAATTCGTGCTGATCAGATTACTCTAAATTCTAGCTGACAGTACTTCTTCCGCATCAATCCATACTACTACTTTTACATGTGatataaatgcatttaataGAAGTGTATATGGTtccatttgaatattttattggatgAGTTTATTGGATCTGATGTTATAAGAACAGGTATAAGAGAAGCATGAAACTTGCATAGCTGCAGTTGTGTGTGATCAGTCTAATTGTGAATAAGGAATGCACTTTACAAAGTTGTCAAtgtgtaaatttaaatattacttattgtGATTATTCTTTGTAAAATCTTATTACATTATACGCTTACAAGTATGAATTCTAGTGTAATTACTAAATAGTTGCATATTCCGAATATATGCGTTTAAAGTTATGTATGCATGTTTTCAAGATATGGAGCTAACTGCATTAACGGATATTTACAATGGAACTACTCCTTTATCAGTAGAAGTTTTACCTTCCCCAAATTTTACTATAACAACCACCCTTGGACCACAGTTTGCAAGACAGATAATGCGGTTCAATAATCAAACTGTCGTTAGTAAAATACCTGAAGATATGATTCACTTAATTGACACATATTGGTAAacattagaatttcttttgatatattgaagtattttatttttatcttactttatttttaacgtagGTACCGATTTCCACCACTACATCCAATGTGGCATAAAATATTAGGAGCCGTTATGATCTTATTAGGGATTATAGGATGGTGCGGTAATGGTGTGGTAgtctatgtatttttattgacgCCGTCTTTAAGATCACCGAGTAATTTACTTGTAGTAAATTTGGCTTTTTCCGATTTCATAATGATGGGTTTTATGTGCCCTCCTATGGTGATCTGTTGTTTCTATGAAACATGGGTTCTCGGTAGGAATAGAcggtaaaaaagaattgtataCAAAAAGTTATTGGTATTAaagcattattttttaaatcaggAATCTTAATGTGCGATATTTATGCAATGGTTGGTTCATTATGCGGATGTGCATCTATTTGGACAATGACAGCCATTGCTCTGGATAGATATAATGTTATAGTGAAGGTATAAAAACAAAGTATGGGTATATACTAACAGTTACAAGTAAAGTTAAGTCCTAACACAATTAAGTACTTTTAGGGTATGTCTGGAGCACCTCTTACTATAAAAAAAGTGATACTCGAGATAGCAGGTATATGGACATTTGGTCTAATATGGGCGATTTTACCTATGGTGGGGTGGAATAGGTAACTTGTAAACTAGAAAACTGTATTATCTTTTGCGTACGCTTAACACAGAATATCTATTAATTAGATACGTCCCAGAGGGTAATTTAACGGCCTGCGGAACAGACTATCTCACGTTAGAATGGTCTTCGAAGTCGTACATATTAGTTTACTCGGTGTTTGTCTATTATACACCTTTGTTCACTATTATATACAGCTACTACCATATCGTATCGGTAATTATTTCGGAATCACATTGAccaaatatattctatagttttttttttaattatacatatatattgtatttattcaaACAGGCTGTAGCGGCACATGAAAGAGGAATGAGAGAGCAGGCAAAGAAGATGAACGTTGCATCTCTAAGATCCGGAGATCAGTCGGGCCCTAGCGCCGAAGCAAAATTAGCAAAGGTGTTACAACTTCTATACGttttactaatataattaaaaatcttactGCAAATGTATAACGAGAAATTTCTTGTAGGTAGCGTtgacaacaatttcattatggTTTATGGCATGGACACCCTATCTTGTCATCAACTATATTGGCATATTCAATCGTGACTTGATCTCCCCACTTTTTACTATATGGGGATCTTTGTTTGCGAAAGCAAATGCGATATACAACCCAATCGTTTATGGAATCAGGTATTTAGACACCAAGCATGACTATCGTTTCGAGTACTGATTAGAAAATTTACTGTGCAGCCATCCGAAGTACAGAGCGGCGTTGAACGAGAAATTACCATTCTTAGTATGCGGATCCACCGAGGAACCCGGTGCTGGTGGAGGAGACAAATCTTCGGAGGCTCCGAAATCTTGAAACAGTCGGAGAATGTGTTCCCGTGTACAGATATCCCGTACTTCTAAGCTAAACGTTATCACGACGACTACAAGAAAAGAAGAATACATTGTCCGTTGCTTGCATAATTTATTcgcatttgtatttataaaattaaggtACAGATACGACGCTCTCATCGCATCTCACGTTAGTGTGATACGTGCTTACTAAACTAGTAAACATAGAGCAAGCGCCTGTTATACCAAAGTGACCATGTATAATTGCCGcggaataaattttacaaaattaaaatcgcagCCCATGATTCGACGCCACGCGATTCTCATTGTGGTGTAAATGGGAATCGTTGATTGCATCCATCGATCATGGGAGGATTAGAAGTTTGCTTGATTTATTGCCGCATTTTGGAACAATTCCGTGTACTGGGCACTCGCGTCGCGAGGATGTTATATACACTTGTTCCGGCGATGTTGGTATGCCCCTCTTCCACCTCCTTCTCGCGTTCTCTGTGCTCGAAGCGTGTCCCCcataatttgtacaaaaatatttctcaacaCGACAACCGATgctaatatttacaatttcgtgTCTGTAATGATAACGTTAGCGTCTTCTTTAATTTCCTAGCGGTTCGATAAATTTGGACCGATCGATCGTGAGTTCTGAATGTACAGCACgagtttcaattaaaacacGTGGATCTCACGAGATGTTTTGCGCAGTAGCATGGTGGTTTTATGCGTTCGCCTTTTCGCTGTCCGCGACGGTGGTGGTACCGGAAACGGTGGAGGTCGCGTCCACTGGCGCTGGTTCGGAAGCGCATGCCAGCGATGGGAACTTCTGGAAGAGCGCAGCTCGGTATTTCGGATGGCTGGAATagtataaaaatcgaaaaaattagaaaacaaatttcaagCGTATTACATTCGAGAAATTGATTCATTACCTGATTCCGTAAACGATCGGATTATAGACAGCGTTGGCCTTGGCGAACAGAGCGCCCCAGATGCTGAACAATGGAGTGATGTTGATGAGATTGAAGATGCCGCCGGCGTTGATCACTAGATATGGTGTCCAGGCCATGAACCACAAGGAAATCGTCATCAGAGCAACCTGGAAGCAATCGTGTGTTTACGTATACAATAGCTTACCCTTAAACGTGTATCCTTACCTTCGCCAATTTGCATTCGGCACTGGTGTTCTGGTTCTCCGATGATCGCAGAGAGGCAACGTTCATCTTCTTCGCTTGTTCACGCATGTTTTTCTCGTGAGCAGACACTGCACTGATGATGAACCAGTAGCTGTAGCAGATGAGTCCGAGCGGGAAGAAGTATACCCAGATACCGTACATTATGAGATAGGAGGTGGACACGATGTCCCTGTTGAAGTAATCGGTGCCGCAAGCGGTCATGTTACCTTCGGGAACGTATCTGAAAGCGGAAAGCGTGTTAAAAAGGGTGGGTTCGGTTTCGGTGATTAATTAAGGTATTACCGATTCCAGCCGAACATGGGCGCGATGGTCCAAATCAGAGAGAACAACCATGCACCCAGTATACGGAGAAGTGCTCCGTTAATGGTCAATGGTTTGCCAGCCAAACCTTTCACGATCACGTTGTATCTGTCGAATGCGATCAACGTCATAGTCCAAATGGAGCTACATCCGAACAAGGATCCCAACATTGCGTAAACTTGACAAAACATAGGTCCGAGTACCCATGTCTCGTAGTAGCAATTGATTACCTGTCGGCATAGAAATTAGGAAATCgcattacttattaatttcgtGCTACGGTGCTATAGTTGGGTCTGTTACTGTTTCCGAATTTGGACATTATTCGTCCACTTATTTACCATAGGCGGAGACATGAACAGCATCATGCAGAAGTCGCTGATGGCCAAGTTGATGACGAACAGGTTGCTCGGTGTTCGAAGGCTCTTCGTCGATAGGAAGATGTAGACGACCATACCGTTCCCGGATACAGAGATGAAACCAAGTACCCCGATTACGAAACCAAGAATTCCGTGCCACATCGGGTTCAACGGCGGGAACTGATACCAGTGAGGGTCAACCAGGTGCAGCATTTCCGGCGGCACCTTGTCCACCACCGTTAAGTTGCCGAATCTGGAGCCACTGGCGGCCTGGGCTCCCCATGAGTAGGCATCGAAGCTAGGTCCCGAAATAGTCATTTTGAAATCTGAAATCAACAAATCCTCGTTACCCTGTTCTATCACTCGTACCTTTGAGTCACACTTATCATCTACCGATCCACCACCCTTGTTTTCGTTCGATCTACTATACAAAATTCAACACCAAACGAATCCCAGCGAATTTTGTAGACAGAGGTACCGTAAAGTCGCACTCTCAAAAATTATGGTACGCGTCGCGTAGTCCGAGAAGAGCGAACAAAAACCGGAAACGGACCGTTGTAGTTGCGACGGCTCACCTTTTTATTACTTGGACAAAAACGTGCTAAAACGAACTAATCCAAGTACACGTCTCGGGTTGATATTGCACCGGACTACGCGATCGTTGGAGTTGGACAGTAAGGATGTGTGTTGTTGTTGTTGGGTCCACTGTTGGATGCGGCTCGTGTCAGCGCCGTTCGACTGCCGTTTAAATACGAACTGGAGTGTTGGCACGACCCTGTCATATGTACCCTTGCGACTCGTTTCCTATATGTTGTCGTGATCTAAGTCGGCAAACAGTCTTAAGACGATCTTTATTAAGTTAACGAGGATTTAAGAATACCTTGGCGTATCCTCAGTCCCGCACACAGAAACCTTACAAGGCTAAAATAGGAATCGAACACGTCCAAGATCACCCCTATCCTTTGATTCTGCAACATCTTGTACACGCGTTACTTTACCGCTTTATTGTCTGCAACAATCACGGGCCTgtccgcgtcgtcgtcgcccgtTCCCTCGTTCGAATTTATTCCGTGAACGCACACGCAGTCGTATCCGATTTGATCTGCCTctgttttctataaaattctaaagaaGTTAACGAGTAAACAAACATATGCTTGAGATTTCGGCGTCTCCGTAAGTTCTATTCGGGTTTAAACTTTAATATGGTTTCGTGCTGTAAGGAGCTTATTATAACAACGCATGTTTTCCTTATTCGGTCCTCTTTGATCTTTCGATATTATGCTGCAACGTTCGGCAAAAgttgtttcgaataatatcaaaatgcTCGCAACGAGGCGATGATAATAGTTGTCGTTTTTTATTCAGAACAATATTCAGTAAATATTGCTGTTATTCGATGACAAGggaagtaaaatatagaatggaATGTTAAAGCTTCGTTAAAGTATTGTTCTATTGTAATCTTATTCTtaatctattttcattttatttgattcgaatcttattattgctaattctatagtttaattttatctttcgcGGATTCGATTTCAGATTTAGGACTAATTGGTTACTtcaacgtttttttttatagatgaCACCAacgactattattattatttaatcaataaaaagATACAAACAATCTGTCTAAAGCTTGCCTTGGGGCTCAAAATGATTTCTCTTAATACTGTAATCTTAACAGAACACGGCCTTCCGCA encodes:
- the Pfdn6 gene encoding prefoldin 6 — encoded protein: MTNTMEEVQMLFKTEVDKYKQVQRDYHKALNQRKQLDGQLNENITVKKELDLLKTENDVFKLIGPVLIKQDLEEAKQNVSKRMQYITSELKRVEELIETLDKKQDTHREALEKYEQMFQAHMKAALNQPKAKNSA
- the LOC144468058 gene encoding COMM domain-containing protein 2-like yields the protein MLLTLKPDHKKHVLLLTDHEPQVLQDFCKLALDYLQKGPNIKLYNAAAQKLEVEVNVIKNSVEGLVNLLLESCRYKLSSEDFRDSVIALGFSEDQEAILSKLYNVKRDEITSILANIGFKLPEYHDMEWRFEVQLASRSLLKQVAPLITLDLSIKNSDKDEGIEHVLLQTDPNNLLHITQELEEALREGRSQHIRRLSRVIK
- the Lop2 gene encoding long wavelength sensitive opsin 2, whose translation is MELTALTDIYNGTTPLSVEVLPSPNFTITTTLGPQFARQIMRFNNQTVVSKIPEDMIHLIDTYWYRFPPLHPMWHKILGAVMILLGIIGWCGNGVVVYVFLLTPSLRSPSNLLVVNLAFSDFIMMGFMCPPMVICCFYETWVLGILMCDIYAMVGSLCGCASIWTMTAIALDRYNVIVKGMSGAPLTIKKVILEIAGIWTFGLIWAILPMVGWNRYVPEGNLTACGTDYLTLEWSSKSYILVYSVFVYYTPLFTIIYSYYHIVSAVAAHERGMREQAKKMNVASLRSGDQSGPSAEAKLAKVALTTISLWFMAWTPYLVINYIGIFNRDLISPLFTIWGSLFAKANAIYNPIVYGISHPKYRAALNEKLPFLVCGSTEEPGAGGGDKSSEAPKS
- the Lop1 gene encoding long wavelength sensitive opsin 1; amino-acid sequence: MTISGPSFDAYSWGAQAASGSRFGNLTVVDKVPPEMLHLVDPHWYQFPPLNPMWHGILGFVIGVLGFISVSGNGMVVYIFLSTKSLRTPSNLFVINLAISDFCMMLFMSPPMVINCYYETWVLGPMFCQVYAMLGSLFGCSSIWTMTLIAFDRYNVIVKGLAGKPLTINGALLRILGAWLFSLIWTIAPMFGWNRYVPEGNMTACGTDYFNRDIVSTSYLIMYGIWVYFFPLGLICYSYWFIISAVSAHEKNMREQAKKMNVASLRSSENQNTSAECKLAKVALMTISLWFMAWTPYLVINAGGIFNLINITPLFSIWGALFAKANAVYNPIVYGISHPKYRAALFQKFPSLACASEPAPVDATSTVSGTTTVADSEKANA